The following proteins come from a genomic window of Pseudomonas sp. J452:
- a CDS encoding chromosome partition protein MukE, translated as MDDLPQAESAEGLELSLEDRVRDARHYAQRLDRELSLFPRVVEALEAGRFISSTDRIKEYRELSRFQDTYEVLLRMMGHELRHHPTGFYYLQPREMSQAQLPQRERMAAAAIFSLIEHLCDKGLPIESMITHEEPIILDDLGAMFNQYHDRLTRLGLGSVESFIDNGIRRLVDVGVMNERRLSQDKVAYTLGLPAYFYLDICRRLADQHQQQLEAKERGEDYSYSDRSVDELADDFLNTQPDEDDETPE; from the coding sequence ATGGATGATCTGCCTCAGGCCGAATCTGCCGAGGGTCTCGAGCTGTCGCTCGAAGATCGCGTGCGCGATGCCAGACACTATGCCCAGCGCCTCGATCGCGAGCTCAGCCTGTTCCCCCGGGTTGTCGAAGCGCTCGAGGCGGGGCGCTTTATCAGCAGCACTGACCGGATCAAGGAATATCGCGAGCTGTCGCGCTTTCAGGACACCTACGAGGTGTTGTTGCGCATGATGGGGCATGAGCTGCGACATCACCCCACAGGGTTCTACTACCTGCAGCCGCGCGAGATGAGCCAGGCCCAGCTGCCCCAGCGCGAGCGCATGGCAGCAGCGGCGATCTTCTCCTTGATCGAACACTTGTGCGACAAGGGCCTTCCGATCGAATCGATGATCACCCATGAAGAACCGATCATCCTCGACGACCTGGGAGCGATGTTCAACCAGTACCACGACCGGCTCACCCGTCTTGGACTGGGCAGTGTGGAGTCGTTCATCGACAACGGTATTCGCCGGCTGGTCGACGTCGGGGTGATGAATGAACGCCGTCTCTCCCAAGACAAGGTCGCCTACACCCTGGGCCTGCCGGCCTACTTCTACCTCGACATCTGCCGGCGCCTGGCTGACCAGCATCAGCAACAGCTCGAGGCCAAAGAGCGTGGGGAAGACTATTCCTACAGCGACCGCTCAGTGGACGAGCTGGCAGACGACTTTCTGAATACCCAACCCGACGAAGACGACGAGACCCCGGAGTAA
- a CDS encoding ComEC/Rec2 family competence protein, translating into MADYFEIDFLGVETAKSGDAITLRYSVNGTEGIHVVDGGYLDTGDQIVEHLKTYYGTTVIDHVILTHPDRDHANGLRKVLEQCSVRNLWINRPWIYAEQLIDRFETYESVEALRRKLRSVYDATAALEDIAVEKGIPIHAPLQGQSIGPFTVMAPTLGRYMDLIVDSTKTPEAVEEGAMDSALSSIFRAVKAATSYIKSLWGDEYFPSAPTSRENEMSVVQSAVLNGHRVMLTGDAGREALQEVIDYAPFAGLTLPGIRYFQVPHHGGRHNVSTEILDQLVGPRLDSMPDKHTWNAICSSAKADEDHPRKSVIRAVLHRGGHWSATESQNIRIGAGITRDGWVSIPQAAYPEEQES; encoded by the coding sequence ATGGCTGACTACTTTGAGATCGATTTTCTTGGCGTCGAAACAGCGAAGAGCGGGGATGCGATCACGCTGCGCTACTCGGTAAATGGCACCGAAGGTATACATGTGGTTGACGGTGGTTATCTGGATACCGGGGATCAGATCGTTGAGCACCTGAAAACCTACTACGGCACAACAGTTATCGATCACGTGATCCTCACGCATCCGGATCGCGATCACGCCAATGGGCTTCGAAAAGTCTTGGAACAATGCTCGGTCAGGAATCTCTGGATCAATAGGCCGTGGATATATGCAGAGCAATTGATAGATCGCTTCGAGACCTATGAGTCGGTGGAAGCGCTGAGGCGGAAATTACGTTCTGTCTACGATGCCACTGCAGCTCTTGAGGATATTGCGGTTGAGAAGGGAATCCCCATTCATGCCCCGCTTCAGGGGCAGAGCATCGGCCCCTTCACGGTGATGGCACCGACGCTAGGTCGCTACATGGACTTAATCGTGGATTCCACGAAGACACCTGAAGCTGTTGAAGAAGGTGCCATGGATAGTGCTCTGAGCAGCATTTTTCGGGCAGTTAAGGCTGCGACCTCCTACATCAAATCCTTGTGGGGCGACGAGTATTTTCCGTCTGCGCCAACTAGTCGTGAAAATGAAATGAGTGTAGTGCAGTCGGCTGTCCTGAATGGCCATCGCGTCATGCTTACTGGCGACGCCGGGCGTGAAGCGCTGCAAGAGGTGATTGACTACGCACCTTTTGCGGGACTTACGTTGCCCGGCATTCGGTATTTCCAGGTGCCGCATCATGGCGGGCGACACAATGTTTCGACTGAGATTCTGGATCAGTTGGTTGGCCCAAGGTTGGACAGCATGCCAGACAAACATACCTGGAATGCCATATGCAGCTCTGCCAAGGCGGATGAGGATCATCCACGGAAGTCGGTGATTCGCGCTGTACTGCACCGGGGTGGGCATTGGTCAGCAACCGAAAGTCAGAACATACGCATCGGGGCAGGCATCACCCGTGATGGATGGGTATCAATTCCCCAAGCAGCGTATCCCGAAGAGCAAGAAAGTTGA
- a CDS encoding Mov34/MPN/PAD-1 family protein gives MTDSIADALHQLQRHRGLVRVKEPRISGESTQIEVDVAVELPSRSRRNGVSETGVRSVETCVLVFGSDWPLSAPKPFLRTDFPLKLPHINPHREGELVSPCLFEGSLDELLHRFGLDAIVDQLIDWLHKAAAGTLLDLEHGWEPTRRDSCPSTVVFSAEKVAAAAPADGTILVVPAGYVTIDGGLYAIVNAELTAQVDPVFSQDVHNDKLGKWGNGHAAVFIARAPMVGGHPHVVGHYQPETVVDLATLFDRAAELGIDRDALAQGLDGYYGRSILDMRQDSRAWTHGLYAIVILTVQRPASLVGSPGRSVEVLPYVVRYELNAQSLLDRNATVHPAFHAHALSPELLARTSGIPAAPTSQPLVMLGCGSVGSKIAMHLGRAGFGSMAFVDNESMSPHNAARHALIERASVLVPPRKVALMKTAFEELSHLQSRAFDADAVTLLVDSAQFATTVPQDAALIVDATASLQVLAAETQSTALDQSPARLVRIAMYGQGRCVAVLLEGPGRAGRVDDLTAFLFECCRFVPELRASIAGDTSEPTRIFVGDNCRSLTMPMSDAVVSRSASLAGLQLERWLVDGLPEEATLCAGISDAEGLGIAWTRASLGTTTVLDVADDGGWNIRILHTVAQAIHADALRWGALETGGALVGRISFENRTIIIAGLVDAPPDSVREAARFVLGTDGLVQNLRTANSASLGYLAFIGTWHSHPKGGAHSGIDRHTLRGIAEDAGGLPAVSLVWTPTGLTCAVDRW, from the coding sequence ATGACGGACAGCATCGCGGACGCACTGCATCAACTTCAGCGGCATCGAGGCCTTGTCCGCGTTAAGGAGCCAAGGATAAGCGGGGAATCGACGCAGATTGAAGTCGATGTTGCTGTTGAACTGCCGAGCCGGTCTCGGCGCAATGGCGTATCCGAGACCGGCGTGCGCTCGGTCGAGACATGCGTTCTGGTATTCGGCAGTGACTGGCCCCTATCCGCGCCCAAGCCTTTCTTGCGTACGGACTTCCCGCTCAAGTTGCCACACATCAACCCCCACCGCGAAGGTGAGCTGGTCTCACCTTGCCTGTTCGAGGGATCTTTGGACGAGCTACTGCATCGATTTGGCCTGGATGCCATTGTCGATCAGTTGATTGATTGGCTGCATAAAGCCGCAGCCGGGACTCTGCTGGACCTGGAGCATGGGTGGGAGCCGACGCGTCGAGACAGTTGCCCTTCAACCGTTGTGTTTAGCGCTGAGAAGGTCGCGGCCGCGGCTCCCGCTGACGGCACTATTTTGGTGGTCCCCGCCGGATACGTGACGATTGATGGCGGGCTATACGCCATCGTCAACGCCGAACTGACCGCACAAGTCGATCCTGTGTTTTCCCAAGATGTTCACAACGACAAGTTGGGTAAATGGGGAAATGGCCATGCCGCGGTCTTCATTGCGCGAGCCCCAATGGTCGGCGGCCACCCGCATGTGGTCGGCCACTACCAACCCGAGACGGTTGTCGATCTCGCGACGTTGTTCGATCGAGCAGCGGAACTGGGTATTGATCGCGACGCTTTGGCCCAAGGCCTGGACGGCTACTACGGACGTTCGATCTTGGATATGCGGCAAGACTCGCGTGCCTGGACGCATGGCTTGTACGCGATTGTAATTCTGACTGTACAGCGGCCTGCGTCGCTTGTTGGCTCTCCAGGGAGAAGTGTCGAGGTATTGCCCTACGTGGTGCGCTATGAGCTCAACGCTCAATCGCTCCTGGATCGAAATGCCACGGTTCACCCGGCCTTCCACGCGCATGCGTTATCTCCCGAACTGCTGGCAAGGACGTCCGGCATTCCAGCGGCGCCCACATCGCAGCCGCTGGTCATGCTCGGCTGCGGAAGCGTAGGGTCGAAAATCGCGATGCACCTGGGGCGAGCCGGTTTCGGCTCAATGGCTTTCGTCGACAACGAATCCATGTCGCCTCACAACGCAGCACGGCATGCACTCATTGAGAGGGCATCAGTGCTGGTTCCACCTCGGAAGGTGGCTCTGATGAAGACGGCCTTTGAGGAGCTGTCGCATCTTCAATCGCGCGCGTTCGACGCCGACGCAGTGACCCTCCTGGTCGATTCGGCACAGTTCGCCACAACCGTTCCGCAGGATGCAGCGCTCATCGTGGACGCAACGGCTTCACTTCAGGTGCTGGCCGCAGAAACACAATCGACAGCGCTGGATCAATCACCTGCCCGGCTGGTACGGATCGCGATGTATGGTCAGGGCCGCTGTGTTGCAGTTTTGCTCGAAGGACCTGGTCGCGCCGGTCGGGTTGATGACCTCACGGCATTCTTGTTCGAGTGCTGCCGATTTGTGCCGGAACTGCGTGCGTCGATTGCCGGTGATACATCCGAGCCGACGCGTATTTTTGTGGGTGACAACTGCCGCTCACTGACCATGCCAATGTCTGATGCCGTCGTTTCGCGGTCTGCTTCACTTGCTGGGCTACAACTGGAACGCTGGCTCGTTGACGGGCTTCCGGAGGAAGCGACGCTTTGCGCTGGGATCTCGGATGCCGAAGGCCTCGGCATAGCATGGACCCGCGCCAGCCTTGGCACCACCACTGTGCTCGATGTAGCGGACGATGGTGGCTGGAACATTCGGATTCTGCACACGGTCGCGCAAGCGATCCATGCTGATGCGCTGCGCTGGGGCGCGTTGGAAACAGGCGGCGCCTTGGTCGGCCGCATCTCGTTTGAAAATCGAACCATCATCATTGCGGGGCTTGTTGACGCACCGCCAGACAGCGTTCGAGAGGCCGCACGCTTCGTTTTGGGCACCGATGGGCTTGTTCAAAATTTGCGTACTGCGAATTCGGCCTCTTTGGGATATCTCGCCTTTATCGGCACTTGGCACAGCCATCCGAAAGGCGGCGCTCATTCGGGTATAGACCGACATACGTTACGCGGCATCGCCGAGGATGCTGGTGGCCTTCCTGCTGTGTCGTTGGTATGGACTCCGACAGGACTCACATGTGCGGTGGATCGCTGGTAG
- a CDS encoding metallohydrolase, whose amino-acid sequence MPTTITFFPVDNGDMALIKFGDIDVTTLLIDVNIRQDADDPDGEARDVATDLRDRLKRDENGRPYVDAFLLSHPDQDHCRGLTRHFHLGPLDTYPDDKKDDKDKKIVIREMWSSPIVFRRASKTHTLSDDAKAFNTEARRRVQLNRDKNFAVGNGDRIQIMGEDIDGKTDDLTPIVRRVDTRFSTINGKSSAFFSAFLLAPLDAQDDEEEEECLVKNQSSVILNITLAADAQTPDGAKFLTGGDAEVFIWNRQWQRHKTETDVLEYDIMQVPHHCSWHSLSYDSWSDYGEKAKLDADARKALSQTRDGAVIVASCKPIADDASDPPCIRAKREYVAIVDEAKGEFYCTGEYPSEKSVEPLVFIVTAQGVQPPSKKEAGSKAAAVITSARTPMPHGAS is encoded by the coding sequence ATGCCCACAACCATCACGTTTTTCCCCGTAGACAACGGGGATATGGCCCTTATCAAGTTCGGCGATATCGACGTAACCACCCTCCTGATCGACGTAAACATCAGGCAGGATGCCGACGACCCTGATGGGGAGGCGCGCGATGTCGCCACGGATCTGCGCGACCGTTTGAAGAGGGATGAAAACGGTAGGCCTTATGTCGATGCGTTCTTGCTGAGCCACCCAGACCAAGACCATTGTCGAGGCCTGACTCGGCACTTCCACCTGGGGCCGCTGGACACGTACCCAGATGACAAGAAGGACGACAAGGACAAAAAGATCGTGATCCGCGAGATGTGGTCGTCCCCGATCGTGTTTCGACGCGCCAGCAAGACGCACACATTGAGCGACGACGCCAAGGCATTCAACACGGAGGCGCGTCGGCGGGTACAGCTGAACCGCGACAAGAATTTTGCCGTCGGGAACGGTGACCGTATTCAGATCATGGGCGAGGACATCGACGGAAAGACTGATGATCTCACTCCGATTGTGCGGAGGGTGGACACGCGCTTCTCGACGATCAATGGCAAGAGTTCCGCATTCTTCTCCGCGTTTCTTCTGGCGCCCCTGGATGCCCAGGACGACGAAGAAGAGGAAGAGTGCCTGGTCAAGAACCAGTCGAGCGTGATCCTGAACATCACATTGGCTGCTGATGCGCAGACGCCAGATGGTGCGAAATTCCTTACTGGCGGCGATGCTGAGGTATTCATCTGGAACCGCCAGTGGCAGCGCCACAAGACCGAAACCGATGTGCTTGAGTACGACATCATGCAGGTACCGCATCACTGTTCCTGGCATTCGCTGTCCTATGACAGCTGGTCCGACTACGGCGAGAAGGCCAAACTCGACGCCGACGCTCGTAAGGCGCTTTCGCAGACGCGTGACGGTGCTGTCATTGTCGCCAGTTGTAAGCCGATTGCAGACGACGCCAGTGATCCGCCCTGCATCCGTGCAAAGCGAGAGTACGTAGCAATCGTGGACGAAGCAAAAGGCGAGTTTTACTGCACGGGCGAATACCCGAGCGAAAAATCTGTCGAGCCTCTAGTGTTTATCGTCACCGCTCAGGGTGTGCAGCCTCCCTCGAAGAAGGAGGCTGGATCGAAGGCCGCAGCCGTGATCACCTCAGCGCGCACTCCCATGCCGCACGGTGCATCATGA
- a CDS encoding WYL domain-containing protein: MKETSITTAEPSESKGLSWGLESRLQFIDFRLRWERRINRMDLTEHFGISVPQASLDIAKYTELAPSNLTYDRSSKTYTATLHFQPLYQRSSAQRYLAELLATKMGIVEPRATFIGSAPETDWAPSPWRTINEQTVEAVVRAIRQQEAIRVSYQSMTSLDESIRLLSPHALGNDGFRWHVRAYCHKRQRFSDFVLARILRIEDFEPSHVDSSQDAHWHTVLTLVLAPHPDLPATKKRVLELDYGMEDGQVKLPCRQAFLYYTLRRLGLHTKEAPDPLAQQITLRNRDEIQPYIDALTAQA, translated from the coding sequence ATGAAAGAAACCTCGATTACTACTGCCGAACCCTCTGAGTCCAAGGGCTTGAGCTGGGGCTTGGAGAGCAGACTCCAGTTCATCGATTTTCGTCTGCGCTGGGAGCGGCGCATCAATCGGATGGATCTCACCGAGCACTTTGGCATATCGGTTCCTCAGGCATCACTGGACATTGCCAAATACACTGAGTTGGCACCGAGCAATCTGACTTATGACCGCAGCTCCAAGACCTACACAGCCACTCTGCATTTTCAGCCGCTTTACCAACGAAGCTCGGCGCAACGCTATCTAGCGGAACTGCTGGCGACCAAGATGGGAATTGTCGAACCGAGAGCCACCTTTATCGGCTCAGCGCCCGAGACCGATTGGGCACCTTCCCCCTGGCGCACGATCAATGAGCAGACCGTAGAAGCAGTGGTCCGAGCCATTCGGCAGCAGGAAGCTATTCGAGTGAGCTACCAGTCCATGACGTCTCTGGACGAATCAATCCGGTTACTTTCGCCGCACGCTCTTGGCAATGACGGTTTCCGCTGGCATGTGCGCGCGTATTGCCACAAGCGTCAGCGCTTCAGCGATTTTGTTCTCGCCCGAATTTTGCGCATCGAAGATTTCGAGCCGAGCCATGTGGACTCCAGCCAGGATGCGCATTGGCACACCGTGCTGACGCTAGTGCTTGCGCCGCATCCCGATTTGCCTGCAACCAAGAAACGAGTCTTGGAACTGGACTACGGCATGGAAGACGGGCAGGTCAAACTTCCCTGTCGTCAAGCATTTCTGTACTACACGCTAAGGCGTTTGGGCTTGCATACCAAGGAAGCGCCAGATCCTCTCGCGCAACAGATCACGCTGAGAAATCGCGATGAAATCCAACCCTACATCGATGCTTTGACAGCTCAGGCCTGA
- a CDS encoding helix-turn-helix transcriptional regulator has translation MERRGEFPRRFNLTPRCVVWDLAEVEAWIEERKQAPRTNISRPDVRLRKTRPVRAGADQE, from the coding sequence ATGGAACGCCGTGGAGAGTTCCCCCGGCGCTTCAACCTGACACCGCGTTGCGTAGTGTGGGACTTGGCCGAGGTCGAAGCGTGGATTGAGGAACGCAAGCAGGCACCTCGCACGAACATCAGCAGGCCGGATGTCCGCCTAAGAAAAACCCGCCCTGTTCGGGCGGGCGCAGACCAAGAATGA
- a CDS encoding helix-turn-helix transcriptional regulator, whose product MEYTFTLKYQLADDDRDPDALVERLGEAGCDDSLVGIGQPGRLALEFTREADSADAAVRSALADVRRAVPSAKLIEVAPDLVGLTDVAEMVGVSRQNMRKLMLAHPSSFPAPVHEGSASIWHLADVLAWLQAKGSYELAREVQDVARVALQVNVAKEGRRLSRSTSGELEALVG is encoded by the coding sequence ATGGAATATACCTTTACTCTGAAGTACCAACTTGCCGACGATGATCGTGACCCGGATGCGCTGGTCGAGCGCCTTGGAGAGGCCGGTTGCGATGATTCTTTGGTCGGCATCGGCCAGCCGGGGCGGTTGGCGCTGGAGTTCACCCGCGAAGCGGACAGCGCAGATGCGGCTGTGCGCAGCGCACTGGCTGACGTGCGCAGAGCCGTACCGTCGGCCAAATTGATCGAGGTAGCCCCGGATTTGGTCGGTCTGACCGACGTGGCGGAGATGGTCGGCGTGTCGCGGCAGAACATGCGCAAGCTCATGCTGGCCCACCCAAGCAGCTTCCCAGCACCTGTGCATGAGGGCAGTGCGTCGATCTGGCACCTAGCGGACGTATTGGCCTGGCTGCAGGCCAAGGGCAGCTACGAGCTGGCCAGGGAGGTTCAGGACGTGGCGCGCGTGGCTTTGCAGGTTAACGTGGCCAAGGAAGGTCGACGATTATCGCGCTCGACTTCCGGGGAGTTGGAAGCCCTTGTTGGTTGA
- a CDS encoding integrase arm-type DNA-binding domain-containing protein: protein MLTDTALRNLKPKAKPYKASDRDGMYVTVSPSGTVTFRYDYRLNGRRETLTIGRYGPVGISLAMAREKLLDAKRMVAQGNSPSLEKQRAKRRLTAAKTFGEMLKSWLADARMADSTRAMRKSIIDRDILPVFENRLLTEVTPDDLRALCAKVKARGAPATAVHIRDIVKQVYAFAALHGEKIDNPANDVKAASIATFVPKDRALTPTEIRLAFHQLESIAAYPTIRLALRLVLLTLVRKSELIEATWDEVDFESATWTISKQRMKGRNPHVVYLSRQCLDIFVALHTCAGGSKFVLPSRYEIYRCMSHATLNRITQLIASRAKEAGLPLEPFTVHDLRRTGSTLLNEVGFNGDWIEKCLAHEDGRSSRSVYNKAEYAEQRRHMLQEWADMVDAWIEGRTHVPKLLPDNVVVPVLSAAV from the coding sequence ATGCTTACCGACACCGCACTGCGCAATCTCAAACCCAAGGCCAAGCCGTACAAGGCTTCCGACCGCGATGGCATGTACGTGACGGTATCGCCTAGCGGTACCGTCACCTTTCGCTACGATTACCGTCTCAATGGACGCAGGGAAACTCTGACCATTGGGCGGTATGGCCCAGTGGGCATTTCGTTGGCCATGGCTCGCGAAAAGTTGCTCGATGCCAAGCGCATGGTCGCCCAGGGAAACTCACCCTCCCTGGAGAAGCAGAGGGCCAAGCGACGCCTGACAGCCGCCAAGACGTTCGGCGAGATGCTGAAGAGCTGGCTGGCCGATGCGCGCATGGCCGACAGTACGCGGGCAATGCGCAAGAGCATCATCGACCGCGACATTCTGCCGGTCTTCGAGAACCGGCTCCTGACTGAAGTCACTCCTGACGACCTGCGGGCACTCTGTGCCAAGGTAAAAGCTCGCGGTGCCCCGGCCACGGCCGTCCACATTCGTGACATCGTGAAGCAGGTGTATGCGTTCGCGGCCCTGCATGGGGAGAAAATCGACAATCCGGCCAACGATGTGAAGGCGGCCTCGATTGCCACCTTTGTGCCGAAGGACCGAGCGTTGACTCCGACGGAGATACGCCTGGCTTTCCATCAGTTGGAATCCATCGCGGCGTACCCCACCATCAGGCTGGCCTTGCGACTGGTGCTGCTGACCCTGGTGCGCAAGAGCGAGTTAATCGAGGCGACCTGGGATGAGGTGGACTTTGAAAGCGCCACCTGGACGATCTCAAAGCAACGGATGAAGGGGCGTAATCCGCATGTGGTCTACCTATCACGCCAGTGCCTGGACATTTTCGTGGCACTGCACACCTGTGCTGGTGGCTCCAAGTTCGTGCTGCCATCGCGCTATGAGATTTATCGCTGCATGTCGCACGCAACGTTGAACCGGATCACGCAACTTATCGCATCGCGTGCCAAGGAGGCTGGACTGCCGTTGGAGCCATTCACGGTTCACGACTTGCGCCGGACGGGCTCTACGTTGCTTAACGAAGTAGGCTTCAATGGCGACTGGATCGAGAAGTGCCTGGCGCACGAGGATGGACGTTCTTCGCGATCGGTCTACAACAAGGCCGAGTACGCCGAGCAGCGGCGCCACATGCTGCAGGAGTGGGCGGATATGGTCGATGCCTGGATCGAAGGTCGCACTCATGTGCCGAAACTGTTGCCGGACAATGTGGTCGTGCCGGTGCTGAGTGCTGCGGTTTAA
- the guaA gene encoding glutamine-hydrolyzing GMP synthase, whose amino-acid sequence MAHPDIHAHRILILDFGSQYTQLIARRVREIGVYCEIHPFDMENDAIRAYAPKGIILAGGPESVHEANSPRAPQAVFDLNVPIFGICYGMQTMSEQLGGRVQGSDLREFGYARVDVVGKSRLLDGIEDHVDTDGVFGLDVWMSHGDKVTEIPAGFHILASTPSCPIAAMADDVRGYYGVQFHPEVTHTKQGGRILSRFILDICGCAALWTPANIVEDAIATVRAQVGSSKVLLGLSGGVDSSVVAALLHKAIGDQLTCVFVDNGLLRLHEGDQVMAMFAENMGVKVIRANAEELFLGRLAGVSDPEQKRKIIGGSFIEVFDQEATKLQDVKFLAQGTIYPDVIESAGAKTGKAHVIKSHHNVGGLPEDMQFKLVEPLRELFKDEVRKIGLELGLPYDMVYRHPFPGPGLGVRILGEVKKEYADILRRADHIFLEELHNFDWYHKTSQAFVVFQPVKSVGVVGDGRRYAWVVALRAVETIDFMTARWAHLPYELLEKVSNRIINEIEGISRVTYDVSSKPPATIEWE is encoded by the coding sequence ATGGCTCACCCTGACATTCACGCCCACCGCATCCTGATTCTGGACTTCGGTTCCCAGTACACCCAGCTGATCGCCCGCCGCGTGCGCGAGATCGGTGTGTATTGCGAAATCCACCCGTTCGACATGGAGAACGACGCCATCCGCGCCTACGCGCCGAAGGGCATCATCCTCGCCGGCGGTCCGGAGTCTGTGCACGAGGCCAACAGCCCGCGCGCGCCGCAGGCGGTGTTCGACCTGAATGTGCCGATCTTCGGCATCTGCTACGGCATGCAGACCATGTCCGAGCAGCTCGGTGGTCGTGTGCAGGGTTCCGACCTGCGTGAGTTCGGCTACGCCCGCGTCGACGTGGTCGGCAAGAGCCGCCTGCTCGATGGCATCGAAGACCACGTCGACACCGACGGCGTATTCGGCCTCGATGTGTGGATGAGCCACGGCGACAAGGTCACCGAGATCCCGGCCGGCTTCCACATCCTCGCCAGCACCCCGAGCTGCCCGATCGCCGCCATGGCCGACGATGTGCGCGGCTACTACGGTGTGCAGTTCCACCCGGAAGTGACCCACACCAAGCAGGGCGGGCGCATCCTCTCGCGCTTCATCCTCGACATCTGCGGCTGCGCGGCCCTGTGGACCCCGGCCAATATCGTCGAAGACGCCATCGCCACCGTGCGTGCCCAGGTCGGTTCGTCCAAGGTGCTGCTGGGCCTGTCCGGCGGCGTCGACTCCTCGGTGGTCGCGGCGCTGCTGCACAAGGCCATCGGCGACCAGCTGACCTGCGTGTTCGTCGACAACGGCCTGCTGCGCCTGCACGAGGGTGATCAGGTGATGGCCATGTTCGCCGAGAACATGGGCGTCAAGGTCATCCGTGCCAACGCCGAAGAGCTGTTCCTTGGCCGTCTGGCTGGCGTCAGCGACCCGGAGCAGAAGCGCAAGATCATCGGCGGCAGCTTCATCGAAGTGTTCGATCAGGAAGCCACCAAGCTGCAGGACGTGAAGTTCCTCGCCCAAGGCACCATCTACCCGGACGTGATCGAGTCGGCCGGCGCCAAGACCGGCAAGGCCCATGTGATCAAGAGCCACCACAACGTTGGTGGCCTGCCGGAAGACATGCAGTTCAAGCTGGTCGAGCCGCTGCGCGAACTGTTCAAGGACGAAGTGCGCAAGATCGGCCTGGAGCTGGGCCTGCCGTACGACATGGTCTACCGCCACCCGTTCCCAGGCCCGGGCCTGGGCGTGCGCATCCTCGGCGAAGTGAAGAAGGAGTACGCCGACATCCTGCGTCGCGCCGACCACATCTTCCTCGAAGAACTGCACAACTTCGACTGGTACCACAAGACCAGCCAGGCCTTCGTGGTGTTCCAGCCGGTGAAGTCGGTCGGCGTGGTCGGTGACGGCCGTCGCTACGCCTGGGTCGTCGCCCTGCGCGCCGTGGAAACCATCGACTTCATGACCGCACGTTGGGCGCACCTGCCCTACGAGCTGCTGGAGAAGGTCTCCAACCGCATCATCAACGAGATCGAAGGCATCTCCCGCGTCACCTACGACGTGTCGAGCAAGCCGCCAGCGACCATCGAGTGGGAGTGA